ggaataATCAATATCCAAATGAAATCTCTCTAATACACATTTAGTTGGATATATACCATGTAAAACTCTGAATGTAACctcttttactttattatttcaacaatatttttcacaaatatTCCAAGCTTTAGTCCAGTTTATATTTCTAAATACATTGTTCCACAATGAACTTTTATGAGTAGCCGTTTCatctattataatatttataatatatttattagtggtgtttaaGGATATCAATATCTCCTATAAACATGCTGTCTTTAACATATATTGTCTCAGAAATATCACTTCCACAAGGTCTTACATAATGTGTAACCTGCTGAGGTATGGCGTCAAACACAACAGCATACTCTTTTGGTGTAACTGCAAACCCAAATTTATCCAAGAATTCACTCTAAGTTAACAAATTACCGTTTGAATTTAAAAGTTGTCTAACTAAGACAATATTATTTTCATACCAACTTTTATAGAAGAGAGATCTATTTTTATATTGAATACTTCTATTATtccaaataatatatttatttggggAAAAACGTGCTTAAACACCAGCATCCAAGCTAATAAAGCTTGTTTGTGAAACTTAGCTAATTTCACAGGTAGTTTATCAATTTTATAATCACATCTCAACAAAAGATCCATGCCACCCAACATATCAGACACATACTTTGGAAATGTGTACCGCATGCTGTCCTTTTCTTTCATGAATTTAATTAACCAATtaacattaaatgtattattcaaggTTTCAAAGGTAAGCACAGATAACCCACCTTTACTCTTTTGCTTACATAAAATGTCCTTTCTCAAATAATGTTGTCTGTTTCTCCATagaaaattaaataacattttgtctAATTCCTTGTATACACTAGATGGCATATCTAAGGCTAAAGACACATAAACAGATCTTGAGATCCCTTCTGCTTTAGACAGTAAAACCCTTCCATTCAGGGATAAATCTCTTTGAAGCCATACATTAAATCTccttttaatttagttaattataGGTCTGAAATTAAGCACACTGCGTTCATTCTCATCTTTATCTATGATAACTCCTAAATATGTAACTGTATGCTTAATGGGAATACCATTTAATTCTGTTAAATCACatgttttaagtttttatttatttatttattttcccctttttcacccaattttggactgcccaattcccagtgcgcttttaaatcctcgtggtcgcgtagtgattcgcctcaatccgggtggcagaggatgaatcccagttgcctccatcaacccgcgcatcttatcacgtggcttgcatCATTATTCAGAAGGGTAATTGGTCTCCAGTTGTCAATATAAAATGTATCCTTATTAGGTTTAGGAATAATTGTAATAAGACCCTGTTTAAGAGTTGCAGGTAATTCCCCGTATGCTATAGATTCTTTGAACATGGCTACTAAAAAAGGAGATAACTGAACATTGAACAGCTTATAGAATTGACTAATAAGCCCATCGTTCCCTGGAGACTTATTATCTTTTAATCCCATAATACAGTTTTGAACCTCTTCCAATTTAATATCTTTgtcacaaaataatttaaattcttcATCTATTTTCTTTGTTGTATCAAAAGTTCTACTCAAAAATAAATCTGTTTCTATGTCATTATAAGGATCAGAAGtgtaaagatttttataaaactGAGTGACATATTCAGCCATTTCTTTATTGTTTTCACATACTCTGTTATTAATCGTGAGTTTACGTATAGATGATATTTCACAATTCAgtttttctaaattaaaaaaatatttcgtgtttttcccccttgttccATCCACTTCTGTCTACTCCTTATAAAGGCACCTCtagatcatttctgtttcctgcacagcgcctatgcagttttcacgtaacaaacgaacggaggttgcgcaatgcacatgcacggtcaacacaaaatgaacgaatcactctctgagactactcgttcttctgagtcacataaaagattcgttcaaaatgaccgaatcgttcatgaacgacccactAATTCCGACTTCAAGAGGCCTTTTTCACACTTCCGCGTTCCTCGCTTCCGGTGATGCTCCTCGCAGGGTAAACTTACTTCCTGTATCAACAACGGCCATTGCAACGTGAGCAAGATCTGCTAAAATCTGTCATTTTGCCTTGTTGTCAACTCTACAGAGCTCTAATTTGGATCTTGATTATGGCAAAAGCACATTCTTACAACTTTGTGGAAGGCATAATGTGACTGAATCCAGCATATTAAGTGAGAGATTGTTCAGacacattggctgtgtctcgtttggaaggatgcgtcctccggaggtcgcgtcctttgaaggctgcattatACCGAGTGTATCTTTTAAagaagtctcgtttaaacgagacggccttcgtaggacgaacggaaacggaatgtatcatggttgctatgacagtacgccactctttaacaagcgcgagcgctttgagtgagaagggaacaaagtacatttagaagggaatgtatgaggtacattttaggagagttgtaatgatgtagagagaaaatagattttacaggtgtagttttagtctaatactttattttaattatatattaatataattatacatattatatactctgcacccatgtTCTGatgtacttcaacttgggaattaacacgcatacttgcgtttgaacatcatatttacgggcaaattggcataattttttatttttttttagacatttccggtGAAGCAACGAATTGTTGGTTGaggccatgaaggatacacctgatgcatcctccgaattcccgtgaaagaaggtcgcatttgaagtgtcctactcgcttttatgaaacgagacagcctcgataacgtatgcggccgacaaatgcgacctccggaggacgcagccttccaaacgagacacagccattgtttaTTGCAAAGTTCCTTATTGCAGTTTGTTGATCTTTTACTGGGATGGTGGGgttaatgtacattgtatataatttatgaaaataggtaaatacatttcaaatgggacaagacccccccccccccatgatcaatggaaacgtaGATGCTTCACGCAGCAACGTAGCGGAAGTAGCTTTACCCTGCGGTGACGTAGTTTCCGATTCTTGTGAAAAAGGCTTAGTGGCGTTCCATTGCTCTTTTCCTATTAGGAAGATGGAAAATCTGCGtttaatggaacgcagcattaaagTGACAGTAAAACCATAACGTGATGATATAAAAGGAAAGAACGGACAATGTTCATTTCCTATAACTTTTTATATGCTGTCTATTACTCATGTGGCTACTGAttattgtcttgttttttttttgtttttttgtaaagtaTTTTTGTTTGTAAAAACTTAAATCAGTTTGTCCTCTTTTTAAGATGGTAAACACCATTTACCACTAAACACTCTAAAACAATGAAACACCCCCACAGATCTGTTTACAGTCCCCATCtggatgttttgtgtgtgtgtgtgtgtgtgtgtgtgttgttgttgttttttacagtgaCAAATATTTTCGTAAACCCTTTACAGAAATGTTTCATTTTGGTCTTGTTCCATGCCTTCACAATTATCTGcatcaatatttgtattattatatatattatagcaTGCATTTGGAAATAAGCTTTATTGCAGACTTATAATATTGGCTTTGAGCTCTTCTGTCAATGAACAGAGCCTGTAGCTAGTCTATTCCTGGATGTTCTCATTCCACGTGTGATTCTATATTTATATTTGATCAGATTACATTTCCATGAATggcattaaaataaacattgagGTACACTTGGGACAGCCAATAGTTAACAAGGGAAAAAAGCTCTTATGCTGATTTGCAATAGCATACCTTGGgggaaaaaacacatttgcttACTGACTTACTAAATTAAATAACATTCTATGCACATTATGACAGGATTGAATCTTTGTTCTAACCCCCTTACACTTAATTAAGCAAGTCAATTCAATGAAAATTTATATTGTCCCTAGTTGGCCTACAGGTGTGGTAAAACTTATTGATACATATTAGAAGAAGATGGGGTAAGATGTCCCTCCCCATCTTTAATTTTCCTCTTGACCATAGATGTCACTAAATTtcatctcaacacatttattgaatGGTTATGCTCTTATTCTTTTAATCTTACATCAACATTTGTGACATTTATTCCATCTGAACAGTTTTGAGGTTAAATGATAAAATTTTTTGTCATTGGTTATTGGTGATCTGTTAGTTTATTTTATGTTGGATATGAAGTTTTTATGTCTATTCATAAATGGGGATTTTGCTGACACAGTAACACATTTAGAAGtaggttttttttattgttttattttgaagtaAAAAATTAAAGGTAGACCCATGGATTAAGATGCCACCCTTAGAATTGGGGTAGAAGGCCCCCAGTGGGATGTTGTTGcttgttaatttattatttaattttatgattttttttaatcattcatgTTAATAACATTCaagttattatttaataattccaTTAATTAGATGTACATTTCAAACATCTTTACTATTCATCATGACGTCTAGGTCAATTGAGTGGAATAATTCATAGTTTATTGCTATTATGACATCCcttcaattaaaaatatacagtactgtgcaaaggtcttaggcacataagatgtttcatgaaagtatttgtcttaagatggttatttatgtcttcagctttagtgtgtcaataggaaatatatacttttgcaaatagaaaagattagaatagaagaacagggagccctgcaacagcacaaacattgtatcagtctgagattacataaagagacagaagcaattgagacagcctaaatagataaaagaaatgtggcaaattctccaagaagcttggaacatcctatctgccaacaaccaagaaaaactgtgcccaggtgtacctaggagaattggtgcagttttaaaggcaaaggtggtcacaccaaatattgatttagcttttatgtttactggactttgtatgacatttagTGATAAAAGAAAAccatgtcattatttttaaagacatccacactatgcaacatttttcacaagtgactaaaacttttgcacagtactgtatatattaaacaaAATTCATAGAATGGTAAAATGTAATTCAGGTATCTCTTTGATTGGGAAGCATTATTCAATTATtctaaattaaactaaactgtcaaaatgcatcaatttacataataaaatattctAAGTATTTTATATTAATGACAcacttttcaaaaataaataattaaaaatgatatcagatgtattttatccgaaaatcagatgacagctgtgATAAGTTTGCCCCAGTAGTGGGGCAAGATGGCCCCTTTCCATGATTCTGTgctataaaaactaaattagCAAATGTTTCCATTTATTTCCCTCAATAATATGTTGGATGATGCATCATGATCCTGTATATGCTAAACTTATATCCATATGTTACAATTTAGGTTAGCTGTAAATGCACACTGCATGGGGACATCTTCCCCCATAAGTATacacatataaatacatttaaaaaaagtaatagtTTAACCAAAATGATTTTACAAGCAATTTTACAATATAGTTGCATAGAAAGAAATGTTGTTCATTTATTTGACTCAGTAGTTACTTGTGTAATAACACTTTAACATCTCCGGCTCGCGATTGGTGAAGGATTCGTATCCAAAGGGAAAGTCCAAACCAACAACAATGATATTTACATAATCAGAAAGACATAGGCTGGAGAGCAGACGTCTTCAGAAGTCTCTGTCGAGGGACATTTCCACGTAACAGATGCTGACATTCGTCCTTATACCGTAAATTGTACTTAGGGATACAGCTCTTCTTTTCTACGGACTAAAGGCAAGAGTTTTGCCGTTGGAGAGGCCGGTGAAATGAAGACGGAAGGCGCTTGTTGTTTGTTTGTCGGTCCACTACAAAAGCAAGTTTATTTGATCCTTAGTTTACCTATCTTTTTCACAGCCTTCACATTTTTCGTGGACGTGTTCACGCTACACGTGAAGTCTTGTGGCGAGGATGTAGAGAGCGAGTTTTTAAACCACACACGCGTATCGGACACTAACCTTTCCAGCATCACATTCACAACAAAGTGGACGAACAATCACAGCGATCTCGACAGTGTGAGTATTGAGTCGCTAGTGTTTTGCATGCACACTACTATTTAAAGCGCAGCACGTGTTTTCCACGAGTTAGGGTCCGTTCACACCAAACTAGTTTGTGCGTCCATCtgcgctgtttaaaaaaaaaaaaaaaaatcattttttttttttaatgtaaacatgcactgtaAAGTGCAATTTCAAATTGCTCATCATCTAACCCATTAAAAATGCCTTTGTTgtcgtgttttgtcaggtaaattGAGTCTgatgaaataacatttttgaatggAATAAAACCAGCTActttaaatgttaccacatgaagcactcAGGCTACCTCACAAAACATTGTGGTTATTAGACCGACGTCTGCGCCGCATCTCACTTTTTTCAGCGTCTCGATTTTAAGACGACGTGACAAGTTAAAAGCTCTTGAATCTTTAAatacgcgtctcgagacacctgcgtacGGTTttattcgttgcgctgcgtctacgTTTTTCAGCGTAAGAACAAGTTGGGTGTGAACCGCCCCTTACACTCTCTCTGTTTTGCTACAGGGTCCCACGTGTCAAGAAGAAAACCAGTTTACACATGGGCAAGCAACGTACATGACTGGGTTACTTATGGGTTCTTTATTCGGTGGTGCTCTCTCTGACAAGTTAGTATTTTCTCCTTTCGACCTTTTAGGTGCCAGGCTCCTTACTACCAAAACATAGGAGTTAAAGTAGGCctaatcactaaaaaaaaaaaaatgcattacatccTTCCATTTAGGTATGGAAAGAGATTCCTCCTCATATGCTGCTCAGTGGTCCACGCAGTCACCACTCTGATAGTGGCATTTCTGCCATATGTGTCGGTGTACCTGACTGCCCGCTGCATCAGTGGTGTAGCCTGTTGTGCCATTCACATCTGCACCTACAGCTTAGGTACAATTATCAACATGTTTAACCCCTTTTTATTGGCAGGACAACCAATAAACCCTTTAGAGGCAGCATTACGGTTTTCTCATAGttaataatttatgtaaaaatcaagattatatatttatatttattaggcCTTACTTATATGGTTTTCTGGTTACCCAGGGGTTGAATGGAGCCTGCCAAAGTACCGGATCTGGCCACCCACCCTGTTCTCTTTCATCTTCAGTCTGGGAATGATGGGACTGGCCGGTGTGGCTTATTTGACCAACGGCTGGATGCAGTTTCATCTGGCGCTTGGCATCCCACAGATTCTCGTTCTACCTCTTTATTTGTTAGTAGAACTAACACAAATTTCAATACATCATAAAGCCTGTtataacatataaaatacataattgaaaaaagtgacttttttgtgtgtttgtgcaattATTAGCTTTCTTCCAGAATCTCCTAGATGGCTGCTGCTAAATAAGAGAATGAAAACTCTAGAGGGATATGAAAACCGAAGTCCTGAGGACAAGCACTACCTGGATCAAGTAAGGCACAAAGTCAGACTCTAGAATTTATAAAATGTTTGTGGAAAGTGTGCTAACATAAatgtacagtggtggccaaaaatattggcacccttgataaatatgagcaaagtaggatgtggagaaaaaaaaactgcattgtttatccttttgatctttcattaaaaaaactcacaaaaatctaacctttaattgaagtgaaACAATTGAAAAAGGGGCAATATCTCTAAAAAATTctctattattaaataaatatttttctccaaaacacgttggccacaattattggcacccctagaaattcttatgagtaaaatatatctgaagtatattctcaatcatattttaaattttttagggcacctgggtgactaggaacatgagattgttcagccatgacttcttGTTTCGCagtggtataaatatgaggtaacacaggccaaattcccttaatcatcaatcacagtgggttagactaaaaaatatagttctgatgtgtggcaaaaggttgttgagcttcacaaaatggaatggctataagaaaatagca
This Myxocyprinus asiaticus isolate MX2 ecotype Aquarium Trade chromosome 20, UBuf_Myxa_2, whole genome shotgun sequence DNA region includes the following protein-coding sequences:
- the LOC127411439 gene encoding solute carrier family 22 member 13-like gives rise to the protein MKTEGACCLFVGPLQKQVYLILSLPIFFTAFTFFVDVFTLHVKSCGEDVESEFLNHTRVSDTNLSSITFTTKWTNNHSDLDSGPTCQEENQFTHGQATYMTGLLMGSLFGGALSDKYGKRFLLICCSVVHAVTTLIVAFLPYVSVYLTARCISGVACCAIHICTYSLGVEWSLPKYRIWPPTLFSFIFSLGMMGLAGVAYLTNGWMQFHLALGIPQILVLPLYFFLPESPRWLLLNKRMKTLEGYENRSPEDKHYLDQLLDSVDSGNPKSEVYTGAESNFANFTSPTILLRLFIMSYIGFASALTYYGICFSVGSFGVNIYLAQFFSGLSESPSLLLPFLLKRWGRRPFSMGSLFLSGISCILSLLVSKFCDMPVLVMMLAMMGKLCMQSTTCVSLLYGIELFPTVIRQKCISLVSLCYRVACIINAVVVPKGGIPLPAMVCYSSGPVVGAALCLLLPETSGIPLPDTVQDCERQPNLKLSCCARWPLKHKQELKASFTNGMDIKNQMECSLLSV